The following proteins are co-located in the Myroides profundi genome:
- a CDS encoding SMI1/KNR4 family protein, which yields MEKIFKKLGGLEDIDDGRNTTFSNKDVMKLENLLESKLPVEYIQYLEFYGIKMFSEMVLFKPLNTTLPEYIDKDKETNYDKVFYGSYIRVFYGLYNDDVYDIFYNLKTYNGRIPPRCLPIAYEASGGLIILDLNQDNYGKFFFWDHENEWDYEYYEEETGKEFTVEMTYQNMYLIGNNFIDFLQRMEIVEE from the coding sequence ATGGAAAAAATATTTAAGAAATTAGGAGGTTTAGAAGATATTGATGACGGTAGGAATACTACTTTTTCGAACAAAGATGTTATGAAATTAGAAAACTTATTAGAATCTAAACTCCCTGTAGAATACATACAGTATTTAGAATTCTATGGTATTAAGATGTTCTCAGAAATGGTATTATTTAAACCGCTTAATACTACTTTACCAGAGTATATTGATAAGGATAAAGAAACGAACTATGACAAGGTTTTTTATGGTTCGTATATTAGAGTTTTTTATGGTTTGTATAATGATGATGTGTATGATATTTTTTATAATTTAAAAACATATAATGGTAGAATTCCTCCAAGATGTTTGCCAATAGCTTATGAGGCTTCAGGAGGTCTAATCATATTAGATTTGAATCAGGATAATTATGGTAAATTTTTTTTTTGGGATCATGAGAATGAATGGGATTATGAATACTATGAGGAAGAAACAGGAAAGGAATTTACTGTAGAAATGACCTATCAAAATATGTATTTAATAGGTAATAACTTTATTGATTTTCTACAGAGAATGGAAATAGTAGAAGAGTAA
- a CDS encoding winged helix-turn-helix transcriptional regulator, with the protein MAITNNNRVSKETILALRDAIELLSGKWKFCILNNLRTNGVMRFKDLQEHAKGISPKVLSKELQELEDNLLITRTVNSTKPITVSYSLTEHAIESYPVLESLIEFGQKHRDKIKDK; encoded by the coding sequence ATGGCAATAACAAACAACAATAGAGTATCCAAAGAAACAATTTTAGCATTAAGAGATGCTATTGAATTACTTAGTGGCAAGTGGAAATTTTGTATTCTTAATAATCTACGTACTAATGGAGTAATGAGATTTAAAGATTTGCAAGAACACGCGAAGGGAATTTCTCCAAAGGTATTGTCTAAAGAGCTGCAGGAGTTGGAGGATAATTTATTAATTACTAGAACAGTTAATTCCACTAAACCAATTACGGTGTCTTATAGTCTTACTGAACACGCTATAGAGAGTTATCCCGTTTTAGAATCTTTAATAGAGTTTGGCCAAAAACATAGAGATAAAATTAAAGATAAATAG
- a CDS encoding dihydrofolate reductase family protein — protein MKVSLIANISINGKVLVSDNPTYQLPKEALTFYLDLAHQIGNLVIGFNTFENFQNSPQEVKDLFKGIEIIVLSNNTHHPIEGYTFVNSPEDAITYMATKGITELAIGGGTGIFNAFIDKELVTDLYFNINPLFIGGSDILGMQNNLSTKFDIVTHKVKNEFLQLHLTKSKSYN, from the coding sequence ATGAAAGTATCCTTAATCGCAAACATTTCAATCAATGGTAAGGTATTAGTATCAGATAACCCAACGTATCAACTACCTAAAGAAGCCTTAACTTTCTATCTTGATTTAGCACATCAAATAGGAAATTTAGTAATAGGCTTCAACACCTTTGAAAACTTTCAAAATTCTCCTCAAGAGGTTAAAGATCTCTTCAAAGGAATAGAAATAATTGTACTCTCTAATAATACACATCACCCTATAGAAGGTTACACCTTTGTTAATAGTCCTGAAGATGCGATAACCTATATGGCTACAAAAGGAATTACAGAATTAGCTATTGGTGGTGGAACTGGTATCTTCAACGCTTTTATCGATAAAGAACTCGTGACTGATCTTTATTTTAATATCAATCCCTTGTTTATTGGAGGTAGTGACATTTTAGGAATGCAAAATAACTTAAGTACAAAGTTTGATATTGTAACTCATAAAGTAAAAAATGAGTTTCTTCAATTGCATTTAACTAAGTCTAAAAGCTATAACTAA
- a CDS encoding OmpA family protein: MKKKLLKISLLTMLLFVGISTYGQKVAEKKANKEYQTQAYVDAIKIYERIANKGYTNADMLKKLADAYYFNGKLPEANKWYETLFDGEYEDKGKEPIPSEYYYRYAQTLKSVESYDKSKQKMEEFSRLEANDSRAQLFQENKDYLQKIEDKKDVYDLKALSINTEFSDYGATILGNELIFTSARNQEVDKAIHEWTNESFTALYSSTINVDGTFSEPKQFAKEISSRVNDATAVFTKDGNTMYFTRNNSSEKGKRRNNKDKSSLLKIYKATKGEDGLWGQVLELPFNSDYFNTAHPSLTPDGKWLYFSSDRKGTLGQSDIFRVAIYPTGEYGNVENIGAKVNTAGRETFPFISEDYFLFFASDGHPGLGGLDMFVAKINVDGSIGQVANMGTPINSPFDDFGLYMDSKSHKGFVSSNRPGASGGDDIYFFKEKPCKQALEGIVYDKVTKEPLVNARVILSDALYQQTDTIITDAKGYYLSNLLDCGGKYRIKAEKEEYNTVEVVFIVERQQGVKRVDIGLEKTLEPVTVNDDLFKKLKLNPIYFDFDKSNIRPDAAAELIKVVEVLKEYPTMKIDVRSHTDSRGNDDYNLKLSDRRAKSTVEWMVNQGIERSRITGEGYGETQLQNKCSNGVPCSVEEHQLNRRSEFIIIEL; this comes from the coding sequence ATGAAAAAAAAGCTACTGAAAATAAGCTTATTGACAATGTTGCTTTTCGTAGGTATTAGTACTTATGGACAGAAAGTAGCAGAAAAGAAAGCAAATAAAGAATATCAAACTCAGGCTTATGTAGATGCAATCAAAATCTACGAGCGCATTGCAAACAAGGGGTATACTAACGCAGATATGCTAAAGAAGCTAGCGGATGCATATTATTTTAATGGAAAGTTACCTGAGGCTAATAAGTGGTATGAAACACTATTCGATGGAGAGTATGAGGATAAAGGAAAAGAACCAATTCCATCAGAATATTACTATCGTTATGCACAGACGCTTAAATCTGTTGAGAGTTATGACAAGTCTAAGCAAAAGATGGAAGAGTTTTCCAGATTGGAAGCTAATGATTCTCGAGCACAATTGTTTCAAGAGAATAAAGACTATTTACAAAAGATAGAGGATAAGAAGGATGTATATGATCTTAAAGCTTTGAGTATTAATACAGAATTCTCGGATTATGGAGCTACTATATTAGGCAATGAATTAATTTTTACATCAGCTCGTAATCAAGAAGTAGATAAGGCTATCCATGAGTGGACTAATGAGAGTTTTACAGCCTTGTACAGTAGTACGATTAACGTTGATGGGACTTTCTCAGAACCTAAGCAGTTCGCTAAAGAGATAAGCTCTAGAGTAAATGATGCAACAGCTGTTTTTACAAAGGATGGTAATACGATGTACTTTACTAGAAATAACTCTAGTGAAAAGGGAAAGAGAAGAAACAATAAGGACAAATCATCTTTATTAAAAATATATAAAGCCACTAAAGGCGAGGATGGCTTGTGGGGACAAGTATTGGAGCTTCCGTTTAACTCGGATTATTTCAATACAGCCCATCCTAGTTTGACACCGGATGGTAAGTGGCTTTATTTTTCTTCAGACAGAAAAGGAACATTGGGACAATCAGATATCTTTAGAGTAGCTATTTATCCTACGGGTGAATATGGCAATGTAGAGAATATCGGTGCTAAAGTAAATACAGCAGGTAGAGAAACCTTTCCATTTATATCAGAGGACTACTTCTTGTTTTTTGCATCAGATGGTCATCCTGGATTAGGAGGATTGGATATGTTTGTAGCTAAGATTAATGTAGATGGAAGCATTGGTCAGGTTGCTAATATGGGAACGCCAATTAACAGCCCATTTGACGATTTTGGTTTGTATATGGACAGCAAATCTCACAAGGGCTTTGTAAGTTCAAATAGACCAGGGGCTAGTGGAGGAGATGATATCTATTTCTTTAAAGAAAAACCTTGTAAGCAAGCTTTAGAAGGGATAGTGTATGACAAGGTGACTAAAGAACCATTAGTTAATGCTAGAGTGATTCTATCAGATGCTCTTTATCAGCAGACGGATACGATAATCACAGATGCAAAAGGATATTATCTGTCTAATTTATTAGATTGTGGAGGGAAATATCGTATTAAAGCTGAGAAAGAAGAGTATAATACAGTGGAAGTTGTATTTATCGTAGAACGTCAGCAAGGAGTAAAACGAGTAGATATCGGACTAGAGAAGACTTTAGAACCTGTGACAGTAAACGACGACTTATTTAAGAAACTTAAGCTAAATCCTATTTACTTCGACTTTGACAAATCTAATATTCGCCCAGATGCAGCAGCAGAACTAATCAAAGTAGTAGAGGTATTAAAAGAATACCCAACGATGAAGATAGATGTTCGCTCACATACTGACAGTAGAGGAAATGATGACTACAATCTTAAGTTATCAGATCGCAGAGCGAAGTCTACAGTAGAGTGGATGGTGAATCAAGGCATTGAGAGAAGTAGAATTACAGGAGAAGGATATGGGGAGACACAGCTACAGAATAAATGTAGTAATGGAGTACCATGCAGCGTAGAGGAACATCAGTTAAATAGACGTAGCGAGTTTATAATTATCGAACTCTAG
- a CDS encoding PorP/SprF family type IX secretion system membrane protein, whose product MSIQKNIKKIGISLLLIGCFQTMQAQQDPQYTQYMYNTNMINPAYAGSRGTLNVFGMYRTQWVGLDGAPKTANVSVSTPLGESGLGLGVNFTNDRIGAMDENNISVDLAYAIDLNADYKLAFGLKGTANLLNVDYTKLNIHNPTDPVSQENLNNKFNPNIGAGVYLYSDKAYVGLSVPNFLTTDRYDDNDITTMRQKMHFYLMGGYVFDVSENLLIKPAALVKAVSGAPLQVDLTANFLMYDKFTLGGAYRWDASVSALAGFQVNENLFVGYSYDFETTALQRYNSGSHEIFLRFELFNRRSTINAPRFF is encoded by the coding sequence ATGAGTATTCAGAAAAATATAAAGAAAATTGGAATCAGTCTATTGTTAATAGGCTGCTTCCAAACTATGCAAGCTCAGCAAGATCCGCAGTATACCCAGTATATGTATAATACTAATATGATCAACCCTGCTTATGCAGGTAGTAGAGGAACACTGAACGTGTTTGGGATGTATAGAACACAATGGGTAGGGCTAGATGGAGCACCTAAGACAGCGAATGTATCTGTGTCTACACCTCTTGGAGAAAGTGGATTAGGACTAGGAGTGAACTTTACCAATGATCGCATTGGGGCAATGGATGAGAATAATATCTCTGTAGATTTAGCTTATGCTATTGACTTAAATGCTGATTATAAATTAGCTTTTGGTTTGAAGGGAACAGCTAATTTATTAAATGTAGATTATACAAAGCTTAATATCCACAATCCTACTGATCCTGTAAGCCAAGAGAATCTAAACAACAAGTTTAATCCAAATATTGGAGCAGGGGTTTATTTATACTCTGACAAAGCTTATGTAGGGTTATCAGTTCCGAACTTCTTAACTACGGATCGCTATGATGATAATGATATCACGACGATGCGTCAGAAGATGCACTTCTACTTAATGGGAGGATATGTATTCGATGTGAGTGAGAACTTATTAATTAAGCCAGCCGCTTTAGTTAAGGCAGTAAGTGGAGCACCATTACAAGTTGATTTAACAGCTAACTTTTTGATGTATGACAAGTTTACTTTAGGAGGAGCTTATCGATGGGATGCTTCAGTGAGCGCCTTGGCAGGATTTCAGGTCAATGAAAATCTATTTGTAGGATATTCTTATGACTTTGAGACTACTGCGCTTCAACGTTATAACTCAGGATCACACGAAATCTTCTTAAGATTCGAATTATTTAACCGTCGTAGTACAATTAATGCACCGCGATTTTTCTAA
- a CDS encoding gliding motility-associated C-terminal domain-containing protein has protein sequence MKSRKLYKSVALLGLALPATVVAQQAKKDQVMVNQGKISIAEGGVMSTIYDFDNTKEGYVKNDGTVYYYSNFNNDNIYDHSTNAKGSKAVFTPFEEAKGTQHITGSQPSNFFNVVLDNPTKDMAFDLKNEANVRGSVDFKDGIIKVDSLVGMLTFHQGAKALKPTDKSHAEGYVEKIGNEEFQYPKGDKGLYRYARITAPDHVKDAYEGKYNLDDKNFFRARSAKSGVINLLDEREYWTVDKGSDNSKGDIMLTLSWDERTTPKELLVNPEKELHIVRWDAKQQLWVDEGGVVDLEKKEITTPTSVKGYGFFTLATVNTDLILDGDIVIYNLVSPDGDGKNDYFIIDNINRFPNNTVEIYNRWGVKVFDTKSYDSAGNVFRGYSDGRVTINKGEKLPTGTYFYIVSYEYKDVSGSRMIKKSGYLHLESNK, from the coding sequence ATGAAGTCAAGAAAATTGTATAAATCAGTTGCCTTATTAGGTTTAGCATTGCCAGCTACGGTAGTAGCACAGCAAGCTAAGAAAGACCAAGTAATGGTAAACCAAGGAAAGATTTCGATAGCCGAAGGAGGAGTCATGTCTACTATCTATGATTTTGACAATACAAAAGAAGGGTATGTAAAGAATGATGGAACGGTTTATTACTACAGCAACTTTAACAATGACAATATTTACGATCACAGCACTAACGCCAAAGGTTCTAAAGCTGTGTTCACTCCTTTTGAAGAAGCGAAAGGAACTCAACATATCACAGGAAGCCAACCTTCTAATTTCTTTAATGTAGTTCTAGACAATCCAACTAAAGACATGGCTTTTGACTTAAAGAATGAGGCTAACGTAAGAGGTAGTGTAGACTTTAAAGATGGTATCATTAAGGTAGACTCATTAGTAGGGATGCTAACCTTCCACCAAGGAGCGAAAGCACTTAAGCCTACAGATAAGAGTCATGCTGAAGGCTATGTAGAGAAGATAGGTAATGAGGAATTCCAATATCCTAAAGGAGATAAAGGACTATACCGTTATGCTAGAATCACTGCTCCAGATCATGTAAAAGATGCGTATGAAGGAAAGTATAACTTAGATGATAAGAACTTCTTTAGAGCGCGTAGTGCAAAGTCAGGAGTGATTAACTTACTAGATGAGCGCGAGTACTGGACAGTAGATAAAGGAAGTGATAATAGTAAAGGAGACATCATGCTGACACTGAGTTGGGATGAGCGTACTACACCTAAAGAATTATTGGTTAATCCAGAGAAAGAATTACACATTGTAAGATGGGATGCTAAGCAACAGCTTTGGGTAGACGAAGGAGGTGTGGTAGATCTAGAGAAAAAAGAGATCACTACACCTACTAGTGTGAAGGGGTACGGATTCTTTACATTAGCTACTGTGAATACAGATTTAATCTTAGACGGAGATATCGTTATTTATAACCTTGTTTCTCCTGATGGAGACGGTAAGAATGATTACTTCATCATAGATAATATCAACAGATTCCCTAATAACACAGTAGAGATTTACAACCGTTGGGGAGTGAAGGTATTCGACACGAAGAGTTATGACAGTGCAGGTAATGTGTTTAGAGGATACTCTGATGGACGTGTTACTATAAATAAAGGTGAGAAATTACCTACAGGTACTTATTTCTACATCGTGAGTTATGAGTATAAAGACGTTAGTGGCTCTCGTATGATTAAGAAATCGGGTTATCTACATTTAGAAAGTAATAAGTAA
- a CDS encoding beta strand repeat-containing protein, which translates to MKKRLLPVALLLGTFATNAQVGIGTATPNKSAELLIESKDRGLLIPNVALESTKDKVTIRNGNVQSLLVYATKKQGDITPGYYYWDIDKWSRLTADKDIPQIVVNNFEEIVNMDGDKVKNIIKNIVKNTEGNVIYEGDKFYTYVKDGDKIIKQEIKEKLTTIVHDEKTGDYIYYNENSVDRNGNIIGEGVRIKIKETVINKFGDIINNKTVQEHITNYLDGTYVGGNVYYDGDKLTYVTKEGERKEVSIKEVITANESKTAIITVANKQYYVSEEYLIANNDIIPSNVDPLNLSKGIYAIDVVGGVINNFEEIVTKGPITVDGRTFNTINDYIKYITESKGGFTKIVYDQTTGDVIFQEWNEVTQKFENVDNSKFSTIVKGNETITTLVDNQDGTYTYTSEDGTTTLVDIPSSVVNQFETIVKQPVEVDGRTFNTINDYIKYVTESKGGFTKIVYDQTTGDVIFQEWNEVTQKFENVDNSKFSTIVKGNETITLLVPNTNGTFTYYNESQIGADGHPKLGETGVTIDPKEVSVSLNTTTNKYEFKNSQGDVIGEIDTNAKAIAFDNSTNGFTSTNVQEALEELKTKLDGTSDTLVNNNDGTYTHTTVAGDIVIIDANTTKVEVLDGVYTFKNAKGDTITSIDTNAKAIAFDDSKSNLGADNVQDAIDNLLSKVGSGAGVTLVDNNDGTITLKSDDNTVLGTVSKGSLTNNNDGTYTYDNGDGTPVTFDTKAKAIAFDNSTNGFISTNVQEALEELKTKLDGTSDTLVNNNDGTYTHTTVAGDVVIIDANTTKVEVLDGVYTFKNAKGDTITSIDTNAKAIAFDDSKSKLGADNVQDAIDNLLSKVGSGAGVTLVDNNDGTITLKSDDNTVLGTVSKGSLTNNNDGTYTYDNGDGTPVTFDTNAKAIAFDNSTNGFTSTNVQEALEELKTKLDGTSDTLVNNNDGTYTHTTVAGDVVIIDANTTKVEVLDGVYTFKNAKGDTITSIDTNAKAIAFDDSKSKLGADNVQDAIDNLLSKVGSGAGVTLVDNNDGTITLKSDDNTVLGTVSKGSLTNNNDGTYTYDNGDGTPVTFDTNAKAIAFDNSTNGFTSTNVQEALEELKTKLDGTSDTLVNNNDGTYTHTTVAGEVVIIDANTTKVEVLDGVYTFKNGKGDTITSIDTNAKAIAFDDSKSNLGADNVQDAIDNLLSKVGSGAGVTLVDNNDGTITLKSDDNTVLGTVSKGSLTNNNDGTYTYDNGDGTQIMYKMQLIIY; encoded by the coding sequence ATGAAAAAGAGATTACTCCCTGTTGCACTTTTATTAGGAACTTTTGCTACTAATGCCCAAGTAGGAATTGGTACAGCAACTCCTAATAAATCTGCAGAATTATTAATTGAATCAAAAGACCGTGGTTTATTAATTCCTAATGTTGCATTAGAAAGCACAAAGGATAAGGTTACAATTAGAAACGGCAACGTGCAAAGTTTATTAGTCTATGCGACAAAAAAACAAGGTGATATTACTCCTGGTTATTACTATTGGGATATTGATAAATGGTCACGCTTAACAGCTGATAAAGATATTCCACAAATTGTAGTAAACAATTTTGAAGAAATTGTAAATATGGATGGTGATAAGGTTAAAAATATCATCAAAAATATTGTAAAAAACACTGAAGGGAATGTTATCTATGAAGGAGATAAGTTTTATACCTATGTAAAAGATGGAGATAAAATTATCAAACAAGAAATCAAAGAGAAATTAACTACAATAGTACATGACGAAAAGACTGGAGATTATATTTATTATAATGAAAATTCAGTAGATCGCAATGGAAATATTATTGGAGAAGGAGTTCGTATTAAAATAAAAGAAACAGTTATTAATAAGTTTGGTGATATTATTAATAATAAAACTGTTCAAGAACATATCACAAATTATTTAGATGGAACGTATGTAGGAGGAAATGTTTATTATGATGGTGATAAACTTACATATGTAACTAAAGAAGGAGAAAGGAAAGAAGTTTCTATTAAAGAAGTAATTACTGCAAATGAGAGTAAAACTGCGATTATTACTGTAGCTAATAAGCAATATTATGTTTCAGAAGAATACTTGATTGCTAATAATGATATAATTCCTTCTAATGTTGATCCTTTAAATTTATCTAAAGGAATTTATGCTATTGATGTTGTTGGGGGCGTAATTAATAATTTTGAAGAGATAGTTACTAAAGGACCTATTACAGTAGATGGTCGTACCTTTAATACAATCAATGATTATATCAAGTATATCACAGAGAGTAAAGGAGGGTTTACTAAGATTGTTTATGATCAAACAACAGGCGATGTTATTTTCCAAGAGTGGAATGAAGTAACTCAGAAGTTTGAGAATGTTGATAATTCAAAGTTCAGCACTATTGTTAAGGGGAATGAAACCATCACTACTTTAGTGGACAATCAAGATGGAACTTACACTTACACAAGTGAAGACGGAACCACTACACTTGTAGATATTCCATCAAGTGTTGTAAATCAATTTGAAACAATTGTAAAACAACCAGTAGAAGTAGATGGCCGTACCTTTAATACAATCAATGATTATATCAAGTATGTCACAGAGAGTAAAGGAGGGTTTACAAAGATTGTTTACGATCAAACAACAGGTGATGTTATTTTCCAAGAGTGGAATGAAGTAACTCAGAAGTTTGAGAATGTTGATAATTCAAAGTTCAGTACTATTGTTAAGGGTAATGAGACTATAACTTTATTAGTTCCAAATACCAATGGAACCTTTACTTATTATAACGAGAGTCAAATCGGTGCTGATGGTCATCCAAAATTAGGAGAGACAGGAGTAACAATTGATCCAAAAGAAGTATCTGTATCTTTAAATACAACTACAAATAAATATGAGTTTAAAAACTCACAAGGAGATGTCATAGGAGAGATTGACACCAATGCTAAGGCTATTGCTTTTGATAATAGCACTAACGGTTTTACATCAACAAATGTACAAGAGGCATTAGAAGAGTTGAAAACTAAGTTAGATGGGACAAGTGATACATTAGTAAATAATAACGACGGAACATATACGCATACTACAGTAGCAGGAGATATTGTTATCATTGATGCCAATACAACAAAAGTAGAAGTATTAGACGGAGTGTATACTTTTAAAAATGCTAAAGGAGATACAATCACTTCTATTGATACCAATGCAAAAGCAATTGCCTTTGACGATAGTAAATCTAATTTAGGAGCAGATAATGTACAAGATGCAATTGATAATCTATTAAGTAAAGTAGGATCAGGTGCAGGAGTTACTCTGGTTGATAATAATGATGGAACTATTACCTTAAAATCAGATGACAATACAGTATTAGGAACAGTTTCTAAAGGAAGCTTGACCAATAATAACGATGGTACTTATACTTATGACAATGGCGATGGCACACCAGTAACGTTTGATACCAAAGCAAAAGCTATTGCCTTTGATAACAGCACTAATGGTTTTATATCAACAAATGTACAAGAAGCATTAGAAGAGTTAAAAACTAAGTTAGACGGGACAAGTGATACATTAGTAAATAATAACGACGGTACCTATACCCATACTACAGTAGCAGGAGATGTTGTTATCATTGATGCTAATACAACAAAAGTAGAAGTATTAGACGGAGTGTATACTTTTAAAAATGCTAAAGGAGATACAATCACTTCTATTGACACCAATGCTAAGGCTATTGCCTTTGATGATAGTAAATCTAAGTTAGGAGCAGATAATGTACAAGATGCAATTGATAATCTATTAAGTAAAGTAGGATCAGGTGCAGGTGTAACATTAGTTGATAATAATGATGGAACTATTACCTTAAAATCAGATGACAATACAGTATTAGGAACAGTTTCTAAAGGAAGCTTAACCAATAATAACGATGGTACTTATACTTATGACAATGGCGATGGCACACCAGTAACGTTTGACACCAATGCTAAGGCTATTGCTTTTGATAATAGCACTAACGGTTTTACATCAACAAATGTACAAGAAGCATTAGAAGAGTTAAAAACTAAGTTAGATGGGACAAGTGATACATTAGTAAATAATAACGACGGTACCTATACCCATACTACAGTAGCAGGAGATGTTGTTATCATTGATGCTAATACAACAAAAGTAGAAGTATTAGACGGAGTGTATACTTTTAAAAATGCTAAAGGAGATACAATCACTTCTATTGACACCAATGCTAAGGCTATTGCCTTTGATGATAGTAAATCTAAGTTAGGAGCAGATAATGTACAAGATGCAATTGATAATCTATTAAGTAAAGTAGGATCAGGTGCAGGTGTAACATTAGTTGATAATAATGATGGAACTATTACCTTAAAATCAGATGACAATACAGTATTAGGAACAGTTTCTAAAGGAAGCTTAACCAATAATAACGATGGTACTTATACTTATGACAATGGCGATGGCACACCAGTAACGTTTGATACTAATGCAAAAGCAATTGCCTTTGATAACAGCACTAATGGCTTTACATCAACAAATGTACAAGAGGCATTAGAAGAGTTAAAAACTAAGTTAGACGGTACAAGTGATACATTAGTAAACAATAACGACGGAACCTATACGCATACTACAGTAGCTGGAGAGGTTGTTATCATTGATGCTAATACAACAAAAGTAGAAGTATTAGACGGAGTGTATACTTTTAAAAATGGCAAAGGAGATACAATCACTTCTATTGATACCAATGCAAAAGCTATTGCCTTTGACGATAGTAAATCTAATTTAGGAGCAGATAATGTACAAGATGCAATTGATAATCTATTAAGTAAAGTAGGATCAGGTGCAGGAGTTACTCTGGTTGATAATAATGATGGAACTATTACTTTAAAATCGGATGACAATACAGTATTAGGAACAGTTTCTAAAGGAAGCTTAACCAATAATAACGATGGTACTTATACTTATGACAATGGCGATGGCACGCAGATAATGTACAAGATGCAATTGATAATCTATTAA
- a CDS encoding helix-turn-helix domain-containing protein produces the protein MMLPDFKERGFDINPLFIYLGSTLILIISSCIYLIGKLLNVKVMNTNKLLSLQPTTIDLKISVMEVEYECVDIDEEKEGILETVDEEDVTEENKEDDFQNISLMLNEKLIENRLFLDPNLSLHRLSKVTNISKTRLSSFFKSSEASNFNQYINRIRIEYAVITLHDYNHEELSIEKWALLSGFNSRVTFYRSFVNVYGFPPSELLKK, from the coding sequence ATGATGTTACCAGATTTTAAAGAAAGAGGTTTTGATATTAATCCTTTGTTTATTTATCTAGGTAGTACTTTAATTCTTATTATATCTAGTTGTATATATTTAATAGGTAAACTATTAAACGTAAAAGTAATGAATACCAATAAACTACTAAGTTTACAGCCTACTACTATTGACTTAAAAATTAGTGTGATGGAAGTAGAATATGAATGTGTTGATATTGATGAGGAAAAAGAGGGAATTCTAGAAACTGTGGACGAGGAAGATGTGACTGAGGAGAATAAAGAAGATGATTTTCAAAATATAAGTTTAATGTTAAATGAAAAATTGATTGAGAATCGTTTGTTTTTAGATCCTAATTTAAGTTTACATAGGTTATCTAAGGTTACTAATATCTCTAAGACTAGACTATCTTCTTTCTTTAAAAGTAGTGAGGCCTCTAATTTTAATCAGTATATCAATCGTATTAGAATTGAATATGCTGTTATTACTTTACATGATTATAATCATGAGGAATTGAGTATAGAGAAATGGGCTTTGCTATCAGGTTTTAACTCAAGAGTAACATTTTATAGGTCTTTTGTAAATGTTTATGGTTTTCCTCCTTCAGAGTTATTGAAGAAATAA